The Oscillatoria salina IIICB1 genomic interval TTTATTAATTGCTGCAATTGATACATCTAATCAAGAAGGATTAGCACAATCTTCATCTTTCTCTCCAGAGCGGCTGGTTCAGGAAGCAGAATTAAAATATGGACGTAATTCAAAAAGTGGAGGTCTGTGTTTAAATGCGGTTCAAAATATCTTGGAGTCTGTAGGTGTGCATAGTAAACGTGTTCCTCATGCTTATCAATTTCCAGATGCTATAAAAGAAGGCAACTTTCATAACTATTTTAATGAAGTTGATAATTTTACTCCACTTAAAGATATCCCCAATGGAAGTATTATTGTTTTCGATAAAACAAAAAACCGTCTCAGTGGACATATCGAAATAAAAGCGGCAACTCCTAAATATCCCACTCGTTTTATTAGTGATTACCAGCAATTTACACGAACCAAATATGACGGAAATGGACCAGCACATATCTATGTTCCCAAAAAATAACTTGAAACATCTAACAACAAATCAAAAATACCTACTCGGTTCCACCAATATTAAATGAACTTGACAAACTGCTTTCTTTCTGCTAAATATTAGTAGTTTTCAACAAATCAGAGGAGGTAATCATCAAATGGATACCATCAGTAAATATCAACAAATAATCGAGAAAATAATCGGCGACTATGCTCAATTGCGCTATTCCTATAGCGAAGTAGAGAGAAAAACGGTTTTCGACCGAGAACAGAACCATTATTTATTAATGATTTTGGGAGTAGAGGGTCATAAAATGGTTCATGGTTGCATACTTCATCTGGAAATAAAAGGCGATAAAATTTGGATTCATCGCGACGGAACTGAAGATGGTATCGCTAACGAGTTGGTAGCAGCAGGGGTTCCCCAAGACAAAATTGTTTTAGGGTTTTACCACCCAGAAACACGGGAATTAACAGATTTTGCAGTTTGTTAATTTGAGGAGGGTTTTCGGGTCAAGATTTACGATCGCCCCCTTCCACCAAAACCAACCCACCAAAAAAACCATGACAAACACAACAACCATCCCCCAAACCTACACCCAAAGACAAGTAACCCTAGACGACGTACCAGCGATCTATTGATTATTTTTAATTTCCCGATAAATTTCCCTCGCCGTTTTCTCCCCAAACATTTTTTCCTTTAACTCCAAATAATCCACTGATTGCGACATGGTTTCCCTAAAGAAAAATGCAGCTTTAGCAATACCCAGGCGATCGATAATTGCCCGAACACTTTCAGTTCTAACCGATGCCATTTCCGGCACAATTAACTTTTGAACCATCTTTATCCTCCTAAAAAGAACTAAGAACGCTATTAACAAAATCCGTTGGACTTTTAACCATTATAGCGCCCTCATACCTTTTAATTATTTTATCATCGCAAGTAATGAAAAAATCCACACCTAAACTTTCAGCACTCGCCAAATGCAGCGAATCCATTCCCTTAATCCCTATATTAGCTTCTATTTCCTCCGCTCTTACCAGCAACTTTTCATTCAAACTTTGGAAAGACTTAGCCTCCTGTAAAACACTTTCAACAAAAACCCGTCGTTCATTATATGGGTTGTTATTAGTTTCTGCTACTAAAGCCTCCGATGAGATAACTTCCACTACTCGATTTTCAATTAGCAAAAATATCAGCGTCATTGACACCGATTCTAAGTAGATTCTTGCCTGAGACTGGTCGTCAAATATTCTATTTAATGCGCTAGTATCTAAATAGAGTTTCATCGTTTAACTTGTCATCTAATACTTCAAAAACAACTAACTGTCATTATTAACCCTAGTAAATGGCTTTCTTCCAACCCAAAGGCACGTTTACCTCTAAAATAGGTAAAGGCTTTAATTCTTCTTGCCGAACTTCTACTACTAATATTTCTCTTTCAGATAACTGCACTGAAAGTGTCGTCCTCTCCTTTAGTAATTTGAGAAAATACTCAACAGAAAAAGATTGAATATTGAAAATATTCAAGACTCGATTAGCATCACTCATTGTTCAGGTTACTAAACTCAATTTTATTTTTATTATAGTAGTTATTGTAGAGATCGAGACAGATTTAATAAACTCAAAAGTAATAAGTTAGCTTAATGCCCTTAATCGTAATTTTTTTTCTAAATACAACTGTAACCGAATCAAAAATATGCTATCATTAAATAAAATAGTTTTAGTTAATATCCAAAACAATCTGACCCCAAATGAAAGCTTGCCAAATATCAATAGTCGCGAGCGATCGCGTAAATCTATCTAATAACTGACGCGAATTTACTCACCTTACTCACTAAATAACTATGAACTACAATTGCCGACTTGCAACTCCTGCTGACAGCCCAAAACTTGTTCCTTTTTGGCAAAACTTTGCTCAAGAAAGAGCGGCTGTTGACCCTTCAATAATTGTCAAACCTAACTTCAACTTTGAAAAATACATCCAAAATTAACTTGACAAATCGCTTTCTTTTTGCTATTTAGTCGAACAGCAAAACAACGAGCAAAAGACAATAAATTGTTCCATAATGCCAGCTAGAGATGCTTACCATACCAACTTAATTAACGCTCTGGTAAAAGATAACTGGAGCATAACCGACGACCCTTACTTTATTAAGTGGGGGACTAGAGATATGTATATTGATTTGGGTGCTTCTTTACTTCTGGCAGCAGAAAAAGAAGAGGTGAAAATAGCAGTAGAACTAAAAAGTTTTGCAGGTGCTTCCCCAATGAACGACTTAGAAAATGCTGTTGGTCAGTATATCGTTTACCATGATGTACTCGAAAAAACGAACCCAGACAGAATTCTCTACTTAGCAGTAGATGAAGAAGCTTATGCTGGAATATTCAGCGAACCCATCGGCAAACTCATGCTAGAAAATCAGCGCTTAAATTTAGTAGCTTTCCACAAATTAGAGGAGGTAATTATTGAATGGATACCATCAGTAAATATCAACAAATAATCGAGAAAATAATCGGCGACTATGCTCAATTGCGCTATTCCTATAGCGAAGTAGAGAGAAAAACGGTTTTCGACCGAGAACAAAACCATTATTTATTAATGATTTTGGGAGTAGAGGGTCATAAAATGGTTCATGGTTGCATACTTCATCTGGAAATAAAAGGCGATAAAATTTGGATTCATCGCGACGGAACTGAAGATGGTATCGCTAACGAGTTAGTAGCAGCAGGGGTTCCCCAAGACAAAATTGTTTTAGGGTTTTATACCCCCGAAAAACGCAAGATAACAGATTTTGCAGTTTGTTAATTTGAGGAGGGTTTTCGGGTCAAGATTTACGATCGCCCCCTTCCCCCAAAACCAACCAACCAAAAAAAACCGTGACAAACACAATAACCATCCCCCAAACCTACACCCAAAGACAAGTAACCCTATTAATGTACCCACTAATTCCCCTGTGGAAAGCCCTCGTCCACAGTCGCGAGCGATCGCGTAAATCTATTTAATAACTTACTCACCTTACTCACCAAACAACGATGAACTACACTTGCCGACTTGCAACTCCTGCTGACAGCCCAAAACTTGTCCCTTTTTGGCAAAACTTTGCTCAAGAAAGAGCGGCTGTTGACCCTTCAATGATTGTCAAACCTAACTTCAACTTTGAAAAATATATCCAAAATCAACTTGACAAACCGCTTTCTTTTTGCTACCTACTCGAACAGCAAAACAACGAGCAAAAAACAATTGTTGGTTGCTTATTTATTTACTTTTACGATGAAGCACCACCACCGGATCTTCCCAGCGAATTAGTTACCGAACACGAACAAGAAAATCTTTTTCTTCCCCGTCGCGTAGCTTCAGTTTTAGGAATGTACGTCCACCCAGAACATCGCCATCCTGAAGCAATTAAACTGCTTACTAATGCTGGAATAGGGAAAGCTGAAGAGATGAAAGTTAACGACATTGACTTGCTTATTGGTGCAGACCAAACAGGTATTCAAGCATTATTACAACGGGCTGGTTTTACTAAAGCTGCTGTTCAGTATACCAAACATTATTCACTACCCGATGATGCTGATTTACCCAGCTTACATCCTCCCCATCCAGAAATCGATTTTCCTGAAGTTCCTACTCCTAATGCTATTCCTTTACATGACCCTCAAACTCATGCTTTAGTTCGCAACCCTCAAGGGGAACCTGTCTTTCTTTTTCCCTTAAAAGATGACCAAGGAGAACTAATAAAACTATCTAATGAATTACCCATTTATTCTACTCCTGTACGTGACCCTCAAACTCAAGATTTTGTTTTCGATAAAAATGGCGAATTAGTTGTTTGTCCTGTCCTGCGCGACGAAAATAATCAAGTAGTAGAATATCAAGGTATTCCACAATTTCATCCTCCTGCTTATCAAAAGGTTTCGGGAAAAATAACTCTCAAACAAGATAGTGACGGAAATTATGTTTTCTCTGATATTGAGTTAAATTCAGACGGGAAAATTCTCCGAAGTCCCGACGGACAGCCAATTTTTAAGTCACCTCTATTTTGAATTAGAATAGTCAGCTTAAGTTGATTGACACTGGAGTTTTTCTAACATGGGTGAATAAGCTAATAACAACAATAAATAGTAGAAATATTTGGCTTAATCTTTGTCTCTAATTATGCTTGAAACGAGTCAAGTTCAAGCAATATGTCTAATTTTGTAAATTTCTCTTGACTAGGAGACAAAGATTAGTCAAAATTGCTGAAAACTAGCTCGATTCTAGTTCAATGGCTGCAAAAGAACAATTACCCAGTGTTGAAGAGTTGAAGCATTCAGTAGCTTCAATCAATTTCCTGGCTGACTATTTATTCGGCGAGGTAGATTCTCCAATTAAACAACAATTCAAAGCCAATGCTTTAGCCCAACAACATCCAGAAACCACAGCCATAGTAAAATTAGCTACAGATTTAATTGCCCAGTCTGATCCCTTACCACCGGAGGAATTACTTACCGTCACCCAATTAGCAACCAAATTGAGTGACATCTTGAGTAAGAAAATTAGTGCAAAACAAGTCAACTCAGCATTAGTTGAATTAGGTTTCCAGGAAACTCACCCCAATCAATCTCGCTCTTGGCAACTTACAGAAGCTGGAACCGAGTATGGTTTAGTCTTAGCGACAACCAGCAAAACTAACTCTTGGAGTGGAACACGAGTCAAGTGGTTTGAGAAAGTTATCTCACCCCTCACAGAATACTTTTCTGACCATACAGATGTACCAAGTTCAGCTACTAATGGTCGTAATTCCAGAAAACCCATCGGTGGCGCACCTCAACTCTTATCTTAAGACGATTGAGCAAATATTTGACTGCTCCCCTCCCTCCGCGTTGCTAAAGGGAGGGGATTCTTAAGCCATCCAAAAATAGACTCTTAAAGGCGTAGTCAAAGCGCCCCTACTGACTCCTTTGAGAGAAAATTTCAAAGTCGCCGCTACTTTTGTAAATCTCCATCTCTTTAGAGCCCAGAGAAGTTAAACAAGATAACAATACCGGCGATCGCCGGTTCGGTCTAGATGTATTGACACTATTAGGGGTCGAGGTGGATGTTATAGCAGAGAACGAATTAGTTAGGACATCCTCATTTTCGGAAAACCTTGCTAGCATAGGCTCTCATCACTGTTTACTGTTCACTGTTTACTGTTTACTGCTATACCATCACACCCCTCCCATCCGAAACCGAGCGTGAGCGGTGAGATCCTTTCCTGGCTCAGATTGGTAAATAAATGTTAATTTTAAGCAAGTTTTGCCAAAAAATAGTTTTCTAGTTCAGAAAGATCGATAGCAGCGTCTAACAAGCTACCCAAATGCGATCGCAGTTTTGTTATTCGCACCGAAAAAGTGATAGGGCGATCGCCCTTATGATACAACCGAAACAACAGGATCTAACTAGGTACTTACTGTGAATGTAGATCGTTATCAACTTTATGTTTTACTGTCGGGCTTTGCTAACACTGAAGTACGCCAGCAAATTTGCGCACAGTTGCCATCTCTGCAAGGACAGAGAGAAAACTTAGAACAGAATTGGGAGCAAATTACCCAATTAGCTAGAGAGATTGCTAGTTCGTCAGATCGAGTTAATCTGCAAACAGAAGCCGACGTACTACGGGATACTTGCAAACATCCCTTCAGTGGAGCCGCACAAACAATTAACGCAGATATCTCCCCAGATAGTTTCGATTGTAGCATTATTGCCCAAGAAACTGACATTAAAAAAGTTTATTGGTGGTTTTGGCGATTCTATCCAGAAATTTTAGCTACCACACAACGAGATTTTTTACTAACTCCCGCTCACCCAATTTTACCAGATTGTCCGGAACCGAGTTATCGAAGTACAATTGCTGCTTTATTAGGTGCAATGTATCCTCCTGGTAAAGACTTAAATCAACCAGAACACCCTTATTTACTCATCTTTACTTTTTCCCCAGTCCAGGAAATTATCAAAGCCTCACGTAAATTTCTTGACTTTTGGTCTGGCTCATATTTACTCCACTATTTAAGTGCCAAACTTTGTTGGTATATTGCTTGTAAATACAGTCCCGATGCAGTTATCACTCCTTCTTTATGGAGTCAAGAAATTATTGATGCTTTGATGGTCAAAGAATTTGACAATGATAATTCTACCATTTTTCGCGATACTTTTCAACAGTATTCACGCGATAATTGCGACCCAGTTAAGCGTTTTCAGGAACAGAAATCTACCAGTTTAGTTACCGCCGGATTTCCTAATGTTATCACCGCTTTAGTTCCCGGTAAACAAGCAGCAATTGACTTAGGAAAAAAACTAAAATGCCAATTAAAAAAAGAATGGTCAAATATCGCCACTAAAGTCCGCGAAGATATTAAAGCGAAAGTACAAGATGCTGTCGAAAATAATGGCGATTTGTGGGAAACAATTTTAGAAGAATTTCCTCATGCCCATCCTAGCCCTTATGTTGAAGAATTACAAAAATTGCACCAGGGAGGGTGTTGGGAATGGAATCAACTTTGGGATGCTCAAATAAAGAATACCTGGCAATGTTATTGGAGTGCAATCCCCCTAGGAAACCCCGAAATTGACTTAAGTATATCTCTTACCGACAACCCAGATAACTATCAAGAATGGAAAGAAAATCAAAACCAAATTGCCCTTCCACGCTTCAATCAAACTATCCCCACAGTGGTAGAAGAAACTGCTTATTCCCTAGTTAATATTGGCACCTGGTGGGGAAGCCTTCAAGCCAGATTAGGACAAAGCATTCAAGCAGTAAAAAATACTCGTACTTGGAAGATTCCCGCAGCCCCAGGAGAACGTTCAACTATCTCCGGTCAATTTAGTGCCGTTCACCCTAGTTTACATTACCATGAAACATTCAAAGAAGGTGGAGGATTACCAGAAAGTTCCATGCGCTTATTTTGGCAAGTAATGGCAATTGTATATCCAGGTTTATTCAATGGTTCAGAAAAGCTAAATGCGCTTGAATTAACTAAACGAATGGCTTGGGAATACGGCGGTGTAGCCGAGTCGTTAGGGATAGATTTAACAGGAGAAGAAAATGATCCAGTGCCTAGCGAAGAGGAAGATTTAGAACAGGAAAATAATCGAAAAAATAGTTCTGAAATAGACTACGAAAAATTAATTCGCTTCCCTAATCTTAGCTCAATTGCTGCCGCCAAATTTGCTTACGAACATCCAGGAAT includes:
- a CDS encoding type II toxin-antitoxin system VapC family toxin translates to MKLYLDTSALNRIFDDQSQARIYLESVSMTLIFLLIENRVVEVISSEALVAETNNNPYNERRVFVESVLQEAKSFQSLNEKLLVRAEEIEANIGIKGMDSLHLASAESLGVDFFITCDDKIIKRYEGAIMVKSPTDFVNSVLSSF
- the cas10 gene encoding type III-B CRISPR-associated protein Cas10/Cmr2 — encoded protein: MNVDRYQLYVLLSGFANTEVRQQICAQLPSLQGQRENLEQNWEQITQLAREIASSSDRVNLQTEADVLRDTCKHPFSGAAQTINADISPDSFDCSIIAQETDIKKVYWWFWRFYPEILATTQRDFLLTPAHPILPDCPEPSYRSTIAALLGAMYPPGKDLNQPEHPYLLIFTFSPVQEIIKASRKFLDFWSGSYLLHYLSAKLCWYIACKYSPDAVITPSLWSQEIIDALMVKEFDNDNSTIFRDTFQQYSRDNCDPVKRFQEQKSTSLVTAGFPNVITALVPGKQAAIDLGKKLKCQLKKEWSNIATKVREDIKAKVQDAVENNGDLWETILEEFPHAHPSPYVEELQKLHQGGCWEWNQLWDAQIKNTWQCYWSAIPLGNPEIDLSISLTDNPDNYQEWKENQNQIALPRFNQTIPTVVEETAYSLVNIGTWWGSLQARLGQSIQAVKNTRTWKIPAAPGERSTISGQFSAVHPSLHYHETFKEGGGLPESSMRLFWQVMAIVYPGLFNGSEKLNALELTKRMAWEYGGVAESLGIDLTGEENDPVPSEEEDLEQENNRKNSSEIDYEKLIRFPNLSSIAAAKFAYEHPGIVRQYWTNLNRLMNSKQPNSQEKIFDPQLRRKFRSKTRRDFQVPKTDREIPGYNGVMFSSKWLADDLSLNQSESNNNLQKLREIVNQAHKDCGFNNGSPADWWVIVLADGDSMGKYVSGSKMEKYSEYLVLDAIENTTKNSANFEELLNTKKRMGPATHVGLNRALLDFSNRLVPYLTEKRFCGRVVYSGGDDVMAVLPLADLPEFLLSLRAAWCGGKDPQNEFTSKGGYWHPNSQLEGLPSRPHFTMGEGATMSMGIVIAHKSVPLPTVLENLWEAEKERAKKLAGKDGLCFRVIYGGGNTLEALMKGDLLDSWWNFLQNYSQVDFSPLLYRLAEELPRHAAITESDCLLSRATEVILSRREQTLSDTTKEALLDWVNCWEAWAYQTQHKLGKDALGTQEKDLAYLLRFSAFWVDKMMQFHEWSSE
- a CDS encoding XisI protein, translated to MDTISKYQQIIEKIIGDYAQLRYSYSEVERKTVFDREQNHYLLMILGVEGHKMVHGCILHLEIKGDKIWIHRDGTEDGIANELVAAGVPQDKIVLGFYTPEKRKITDFAVC
- a CDS encoding XisH family protein, which gives rise to MPARDAYHTNLINALVKDNWSITDDPYFIKWGTRDMYIDLGASLLLAAEKEEVKIAVELKSFAGASPMNDLENAVGQYIVYHDVLEKTNPDRILYLAVDEEAYAGIFSEPIGKLMLENQRLNLVAFHKLEEVIIEWIPSVNINK
- a CDS encoding GNAT family N-acetyltransferase translates to MNYTCRLATPADSPKLVPFWQNFAQERAAVDPSMIVKPNFNFEKYIQNQLDKPLSFCYLLEQQNNEQKTIVGCLFIYFYDEAPPPDLPSELVTEHEQENLFLPRRVASVLGMYVHPEHRHPEAIKLLTNAGIGKAEEMKVNDIDLLIGADQTGIQALLQRAGFTKAAVQYTKHYSLPDDADLPSLHPPHPEIDFPEVPTPNAIPLHDPQTHALVRNPQGEPVFLFPLKDDQGELIKLSNELPIYSTPVRDPQTQDFVFDKNGELVVCPVLRDENNQVVEYQGIPQFHPPAYQKVSGKITLKQDSDGNYVFSDIELNSDGKILRSPDGQPIFKSPLF
- a CDS encoding XisI protein — encoded protein: MDTISKYQQIIEKIIGDYAQLRYSYSEVERKTVFDREQNHYLLMILGVEGHKMVHGCILHLEIKGDKIWIHRDGTEDGIANELVAAGVPQDKIVLGFYHPETRELTDFAVC